Genomic DNA from Eschrichtius robustus isolate mEscRob2 chromosome 4, mEscRob2.pri, whole genome shotgun sequence:
AATTACAAACAAAAAAGTTGTCGTCTCAAAGTTAGACCTCTAGgaagaaaatcttgccatttaggactaaaacaaatcacattttgaaatgCCCAAATTTGCAAAGATATGACGTTGGTTCCTTTCCTGAATGCACAATATGAAGGTATTACCATATAGGCAAAGAGCAAGTTAAAATCTAATAGTGGAATAAacatcacagtttgaaaaatatgaaaataattcatGCTAAAAAATAGTTGGACAAATTGTTTCAAAAAGGAAgttcattctattttttattataatttcccCCAAAATACTATACCAAAATGGGTAAAAAATGTTTATGttcaaacatttaaattttaaagcgGGCCTTTTTGTCATAAGAAGAGAAATTCTCTTAAAGCTCAGCATGTTGACACATTGGAAACTTAGTAGCAAATTATTTACTTGTAATAAAAGTTCACATAAGGTAGACCTATCATATTCTCCAATGAAATGAATTTGTTTTTGAGCTATATGGTTGAACCATGTGAAATCATTGATATTAAACTGTTTTTGTACATACAAAAAATGCGCTTTCATATGGTCCAGCCTATTGCCTAAAGTTTCCCACTGCTGAGCCAGTACTTAGTAGAATGACTCTGTCTTCTGTGTCACATTGGGTCAGAATAGGCCAGTGGTTAAATCTCAAGCCCTGGTTTGAATTTTTAACTTTGGCTCCGCCTCTCACTGGTTGGGTAGTCCTTGGGTGAATTACTTAACCTATTTCTTGATCTAtgccttcattttctcatctgcaaaatgggaataatgatggtACTCAACTCAGGCAACTATTTTGAGAAGTAAAGAAGTTAATATATATAATGAGTTTAGGACAGTGGTTAGCACTGGTcagttgatctttgctattttaataataactattaaaattagttttttaaaaaaatctaaagtgTAGTTACCTGAGATGCTTGTGGTTGTGTTCTTTTTAGGCTATGGCTTCTCGAGTTGAAGCAACAAGTTTTGGAccctaaatacaaagaaatgacAGATGTGGGGAAAATATTAGCACCACTATTaggataaaaaattaacatttatacaGCCATTGGGGATTACAAAGTAGTTTTATGTACATCACATCCCTTAATAACAGTTTAGTACTAGAATCTCTAGAAGGAAGCTCACCAGCATCATTGTCcccaaaggaataaaaaaattactGTCAAGTCATAGGGGGAATATTAAATGATTCAGACATCTAAATATAAATTTCCCCACTAACCTGTAAAATAAACATTCAGATTCAACCAAATCACAAACCagcattttcaagaaaatgtttaaataaattaatgttttgGTTTGATGATGTCTCTACCAAAAGATCTCAGGCTTTAGAAATAGTTCTATCTATATTCATAAACATCACAACTTTGGAAACAGAACAAACATTACAAACACTTAGTAATAAACTACAGTGCAGCaggagatttaaaagaaaaaagagctatTTCAGTCATTTGGTAAGACAATTGTATGAAGAATAAGATTCCTGTTCTACCTGCACATAATGTCTTTCAGATACTTCAACCACTAACCCCTAGCTTGATCAAATGCAACAGCAAAGGAAATTAGACATatgaaaatgaagacaaacaACTCCAGTACCTCCAGAGCAAAGCAGGTCTCTTTGACATCAGCTGCACAGCACTTGTCTACAAAAGCTGCAAAATTCCCCATAACAGTTTTCAGTTGTTCCTCTGTTACCTTGGGTTTGTGTTTCACCAGCTCAACAAGTGCACTGCatttgaatgaaaacaaaaaacaaacaaacaaaaaaaacggaaaaaaatgtttactcaCTACAGAAAAATGGAGATGGTAAAAATGGTAGCACTGCTACTTAAGATTCCAAGTCTTAGAGCCAGACAACTCTGGACCTGAGGCCCAGGCTTACCATTATAAGCTTCAATATTCTCATTTGCATAATGAGGATAATAAAATCCACCTTCGCAGGGTCAGTGGCAGGATCAAATTAAGTAATCAATGTAAATTGCTCAACATTTGTAGTGTCAGTAAATCTCAACAAATCATTCTTCAGTAAATCACTGGAAAGGATGATGTCATTGCATTTATATGTTATTCAGATTTTGGAAGTTATgccatatggaattttaaaaattgaagagttAAAAATGATCCTGAAAAACTTACTTATCTTGGGCTCCATTTAAAAAGTTTCTAATCTGAAAATCTTTATATTTGGCTTTTGTAATTTGCCCCATTCAAAGTTAATAGTGGAGCGGCCATAGGAAATAAAACTATCCAATTCATGGGAGTGGGTGGTTCTCTTTCACTGACATCTACAGAGACAATAGTGCTAGAGAAAGAGTCACATGGGCATGACAGGTTTTGCAATATTACTTTTAAGTCTATGTCCATGATCAGAATCCACCAGAGATAATAGCAAATTTATGTTGCTAAATTTCATGCAATTATAACCCCTTGTGACAGCAACAGGGAGTCATGCCTCAGAACTCAAAATCCCAGATATTTTTAATCCAAGTTCCATTCTCAAAAGTCAGATCTTGAGGGGTTGCCTTGTCTGTGCGTTGCCAtagaacaaactgaaaataaccATTCATGCCTAGAATTAAATTTTCATATGATTTCTACTAACTAATTTGCTATCTGCAAAAATGTATCAGTTCAGTTTTTTCTACTGGACCTAGCCTAAGCTGTTATTCTACTGCAGCTTTTATCCACAAGATTATTCTGAAtggtactgtttttttttttcttttgctaagaaAACAAAATGCTATGCATTTTATTCTTGACACTTTTATCTGCTTCATAAGGTCAATACTTAAGTACTTAAGGTATATAATCACTACTTAAGGAAAAGTTGctcattttaatttacaattctCACTATCAAGACTACAAACACATGCAGTAATGAAGTACTCCTCACATTTGTTTCTTGATTTGTTTCTCATTCTCGGGAAGTGTGCATAAATCTGCATGGAAGGTGAATGTTTTCTCATCAAAAGCTTTGGGTTCATATGTTTCATCGACTGTCAGAGCAGAAAAGCATGGCCGTCTGTTCACCAAGGACTCCGTGCAGCATTTGGTAACTCTTTCGCTCACTGGTGTCTTCTCGTGCAACACGCACAACCGGTTCAGGACCAAGGACAGCTAAAATCAGGCAGGAGAGCAGAAGTTCAAAGGAAGCATAATGAAAAGTTTTCCATGAACTCCTACCTTCCAAAGGACCAAaacaaatgttatattttaacTAGCAACATTGAATCCTAGGTTGATTTGAGGCAACGATTTGCTTATTTTTAGAACTACAAGTAATAAGGGACTTGGAAAAGTCTTCTCTTTTAATTAAATATGTCTACACTTTAAGAATAATTTATTGAGAAAATAATTGATTAAATAAGTTGAGGTGAATCCTGATACATGTCTTGGAGTAGGGAAGAAATAGTCTTATACTGATACAGTAAAGatccaaagaaagtaaaaattcagaaaatccCAGGATGGAACATTAAAAATTCACAGaattttttcaaaacaatttaTCATTTTTGGAATCTTATCTAAAACCTCTTTCTGATGGTCAGGATAATACAGGTGACCAAATCCTGGCTGCCATTACCAtatacacaaaacacacacacacacacattagccCACCCTTGCTTCTGAAAGTTAGCTTTGTCAATATCTAAAAGCAAAAATTCATCATTATTAACTTTATTATATTCTAAAGGACTCACATAGTCTTCAGCACAGGACATTCTTTCTGATTCAGGATGCGTACAACACTTAGAGCCCACTTTTCCTAGGTTTCTTGAGACCTCCACGAGAGTTGGAGTTGACACTTGGGGTACTTTCTTGGTGTAACGAACTATGAGCCTATAACAACATAATCCATGTGTTTTCAGCCAGGCAAGAAACTGTCTTTTTCTAACACATCAGGTCAAGCAGAGATCACTTAGCCAAAATCCACTAAGATGGTTTTCCATTCATAAAATTATCATCTCCAGGTTGGCGGGGTAATGTGGGAGAAGATCTTGTCCTGAAGAGCTAATTAAGCCTAGCTTTGAATCCACCTGTGCTAAACTTAGGAAAGTGGCTTAACTTATTgtaattcagtgacattaaaatatttattaattgcttCTTTCTTTCAATAAAACCTACTGAGAGCTTAACATACAACAGCACTGTACTAAATTTGAAAAACACGGATGAATTTTCTCACCCATGAAATGGAAGGAAATATACCTGACTCAAAAGGGATGGTGCAAGGAttaaattaaaaggaacaaagtatGCGACCAACATGATGTGGTATCTAGCATGTAATAATCATTTACTAAGAATGCTAATCACCATTGAAAGCCAATGTATGACCATAATCTACTCAAGGGAAGAGACTATGTCTTGTTCATTGTTGTTATTCCTAGCACCTATAGGTAGAAGAGTGCTAACATGTGTAAGCTGAACAATAAATAACTAAATGATGTGTCCCTTCCTGTCTTAGCTTCCACAGATAAGGCTCTATTTAATCGGGACATTAATCCATCATCTTACTGAGCTACTGCTACTGAAGACCTACTATTTTCTGCTCTGTGAAGCAGTGCTATATTTTGTTTGCTCATAAACTATTTCTTAACTTTCAAATGGCATCCTCAGTTCTTATATCCCAAGATTTGATATTTTTCCTCCCAGACTTAAGAGCCCAATTTTTTAAACTGCACTCAAATATAGGCCTCTTCATCCCAtcaactattttatttcattttctctggtCTTTCTTGATGGAGAGTGATTAGAAATGATACTTTATTTTCAAGATTAAAAGTTctatgatagggcttccctggtggtgcagtggttaagaatccgcctgccaatgcaggggacatgggttcgagccctggtctgggagatcccacacgccgcggaacaacaaagcccgtgcgccacaactactgagcctgcgctctagagcctgcaagccacaactactgaagcttgcatgcctagagtccgtgctctgcaacaagagaagccaccacaatgagaagcccgtgcaccgcaacaaagagtagcccctgctctctgcaactagagaaagcccgtgtgcagcaaggaagacccaaagcagccaaaaataaataaataaaataaataaatttattttttaaaaaaagttctgatAGGTGGTCTATAAATTggcttaaatatttactaaatgaacATGAAAAATTTAGTCAATAAGCCAAAATACTTACGCATTTTGGAATAGATACTCTCCAAGTTTTTCAAAAAGTTCACAGTTTTGTTTAATTAAATTCTGAGGCTCATCCACAAGAGGCTGAAGTTTCTcgaactgaaaaatacaagaaTTGTGTTTACAACATTCTCCCTGAGGACCAGATGCAGGTTGTTTTTCATCCTTCTAGGCAGAGTGAGATCCTTCCTCCTTTCTGCCCAAAGCCATGTAAATAGATTTTTGATGTCAAATCTATTATAATATGTCCAAACTGTTTATTTGATGAGACCACATGAGATAAGTGATTAAGAACATTCAGACTCTGGAGTGCAACTGCTGATGTTTGAGCCAGGCCAACCTGACTCATGTTCTAGTTGTGCAACTTTACTTCCCATCTCAAAGCTTTAGAACCCTCATTTCTAAGATGGAGATGAACATGGTACTCACCTCAGAGAACTGCTCTGTAAACCACCTGagctaatgaaattaaaacatagcctggaatatagtaaaaactcaataaatgatGGCTATGATTGTAAGTATCATCATTATTAAGCCATCTCTCCAGTTGGATCCTGAGCTTTCTGAGATAAGAGATTTTACCTTGGTCATCAGTTCCTGTGTGGCACTTGGCGTATAACCAGTTTCTTCGTAGAGGAAAAAATGACTTTCCTCTGATTCTTAAATTTGCACACCACTATATGTGCTAGGAGTGCTAAATATCTCAAACATGATAAAATTCTATTTTAGCATAGCGAAATATGCTAAATATTCTCAAAACAGATTTCCTCTCCGCACTTAATTTCTTGTAAAACCATTCCTAATCTGTCTcaaaaaaggatttgaaaatattctaaagtacTAGATTTCACAATCTTTCTTATGATACTACTTCTTGATACTTAATAAAACTTGGAATCAGGTTAACTTTCTTTATATCTAAGTTAAATCTcttaacatttaaatttattttgttctcaggagtgtaaaaaggagaaaaagcatggTCAAGATTTTGTGAAATTAGAGATTGCTCTCTTTGATCTTTCTATTTAAGGCTATTATTCCTATAATGTTTAAAAGCACAGAGTTGAAACCATCTTAAGAAAAAATCTAAATTGCACTATGCAACATTCTTGcgttatttttctttcctgttattaGAATCATCAGTTAAAGagctatattttttttccttccagaaacCTACCACTGTGGCATAGCATGCAGGAGGATCATCTTTGGCGCAGCAATCCTCCAGTGTGGCTTCATATCCCTTGGCAATTCTCAACAGCAATGAGACAGAGTACTCAGGATGCCTTCTCGCATATTCATACAAAAACCTAATTAAGATGACAATAAAATAGATTTAGTTGGACAAATGAGCAAGAAAAACCAcataattgggacttccctggtggtccagtggctaagtctctgcactcccaatgcagggggcccgggttccatccctggtcagggaactagatcccacatgcatgctgcaactaagacccggtgcagacaaataaataagtaaataaaacatcaaaaaaaaccccataattaACCACAAAAGTAACTCATATCCTAAAGGTCTGAATTTGACTAAACCCCATGCAGTAAAGCTTAGTGGCTAAGGACTTGGGGGTTCAGAGTTAAAGctatcaaatcctggctctgccacttattttaTTATATCACCTTAGGCAACTTATTAAAACTATAAAGactttgtttcttcctctgtggaatggggataataatagtacctatctcataagGTGAACTGTGGGAAATACATGACATAATCTATGTGAAACACATGCGGTCTGGCACATATTAAATGTCTGAGGAATGACACCCGTTACTATTAGGCATAATTTGTTTGATTCGGACTACACCTCAAAAAGGTTCTGATAGATAAATAGAgatatattcttaatttttttcctctctgtataAGTAAATTTTTGATGAGTACATAATTTTATGAAATAGTATTTAGTGCACAGAATACTATTATAATTGAGCAATAAAAATGCAAAGTTTATCACTACACTTACTGACTTTATATAATTATCAATTTTGTCATTTAATTGCTGTCATTTAATGCTGCTTTGCCATGCTACCAGATTTCTGGTCTTTTTAACCAAATATAAAGCACCTGGTAACATTCTACTTCTCTTTATAGTTCTTTGCTGACATCAGATAtatcaatagatagatagatagatatagagacaTAAAGATGTATTACATATATTCACAGATATATAAGTTCAAGAAATACtctttgaatgaatgcatgaatggataatatgtatataatttatgtatACACAAAATATTTCTACAGGTATTTCCAGAAATATTCCTAAGGAGTAAGGAATGAAATGGGGGTGTAAAAATGAacttttattattactttgtaCTCTTCTCTATTAATTGAGCATCTGCTATATGCATGTATTATTTTacgacaatttttaaaattaattttttccaaaaatgtttaaagactgggagaagaaagaataaagaaacattGTAGGCAACATGAAGACTGTAGCAATTCCAAAGGAAAGCCTAGAATAATTTCCTAAATCCTGAGACCATATAAAACTATGAAAGATCATTCCTTATCCACTTACGTGCCCAGGAAGACATCTTTTGCTTCATTATAGTTTTTGCAAACTTCCTTATCTTCAGCAAAATCAGCAGCTACTGGGGGCAGGTTTTCAGGCAACTCATCTTTTTCCACCTCAGCAATGCAGTGGGATTTTTCCAACAGAGGCTTATCACAGCACTCCTTCAGTTTAGCGGAGATTGTAGCTTGATTTTCACATATATACTTGGCAAGATCCGCCTACAAGCAAGTTGATGGAAACTGTTCAACGTAAATTGGCATTGCTGTGCTTCCTCCCTAGACTTTTACCATGTTGGCAAAACAAGTTCATTGTATTCTAAGACCATACATATACCAACCTGCCTTCTGTGAATATTTTCAGTCTGTGCTGCTAAGTCTAGAGACACAGATAGAACTACTAAAACATTTCCACTTGATTTGAAAAAAAACTAGTCAGTAATAAGGTCTCATATcagttatttattaattttatatttctactgttaaagcatttaaattttaaactaaaactCAGTACTGTTTTTCCAAATATTCCCCACAAATTAAGTGCAGGCATCTTGAAAccgaaaaactaaaaaaagtgttacagatttttgaaaaattagtCAAGATCATAGTCACAGACCCTACTTACACATGTAAAATATCTGCCTTAAATTTTCCAGGAAGTGTCCTAAGAGATTAGGATTCTGGTATTTGGTCATATTTTTCAGTTTGAGAAAAAGAGATATGCTAAATATTAGTATTTTTAACACAGACAGTTGAGAGAATATAGAGCAAAAAATTACATGATTTCCAAAGGTCTCTTCAGATTCTAGCCTTTCTCCAACTCCTCCCACCTCCTTAAAAAATCTTCTTAGAAATCTACCTTTGTAACTGTCTTACTTCAGTTTTAAGCTTTTGTTCTCAGAATATGAATGAAAGGGATTACACATTACTGAATGAGTTTATCAGATCACTTACtgagtaggatgaaagaaagaaagaaagaaaaagaaagaaagaaagaaagaaagaaagaaagaaagaaagaaagaaagaaagaaagaaagagaaagaaagaaagaaagaaagaaagaaagaaagaaagaaagaaagaaagaaagaaagagagaaagagagaaagagaaagaaagaaagaaaaggagaaaggaagaaagaaagaaagaaagaaaggaagaaagaaagagaaagaaagagagagagaaagaaagaaagaaagaaggagaaaggaaggaaggaaggaagaaagaaagaaagaaaaagatagggagggaggaaggaagaaagagaaagaaagggagggaggaaggaaggaagggagggagggagagagagagagaaagagagagagagagaaagaaagaaagaaagataggaagaaagaaagaaaggaaggaagagagaaagaaagttaggaagagagaaagaaagaaggaaagaacctCAAGGCAAGGCTAGTATTGAGCAGATTCGAGCATAGAAAACTATCTCAAACCATTCTCAGTTGTTCTGATGCTAAACAAATTGATTCTACCAACTTAAGTAAGTAAGTTACCAAAAAGGATACTGAGGATTCTTTACCCTGTCATCTGCACATTCAAGCAGGTCACCATGGCAGCATTCCTTGTGGACTTTCGTAAGATCTGTCACTATCTTGGAAACCTCTGCAAAATCAGCCTTGGGAAATTTCTGGCTCAGGCGAGCTACTGacctaaagaagaaaattctcCCATCAGAATATTATTAACAGGCAACATTTTATATGAAAGCACTAGGAAAATATTACGTATAACAAGAAAATTTAGGATAAAATAACAGAGAGAAATAATTTGTAAGATTTATTAGTTCTTATTTTAATGCATATTGAACCAAATTGTTATCTTAGGACAAAATGTTTCCTTAGCGCCTAATTATCCATTGTAGGAGTGTGTATGGTTGTTAGAAGTCCAGCAATTCACGaaagcagaaatcaaagagggattctaaaaaagGCAACATGCTGAGCGGCATCCGGTATGGAGCCCAGAGCTGACTTCCAGATCTGGCTTTATAGCTTATTAACAGTGTGACcctaggcaagttacttagcctctctgagcttcagtctctACAGAGTCACAACAACATGCTAAACcaaaggattgttgtgaggattaaattagataataaaaaaaaaaaaaagcattttatgaACTGGGAAGTGCCATACAAATTCCAGTTATCCTTTTTTTGATTAACTAAAACACATTCTTCCTGACTTCCAAAGGTCtctgagaaaagaaatttcataACTTCTACAAAATTAGAGAGTTTTGATTCAGCATATTTTTACCAAGAAATTGATTCAGCATAATCTCTCAGCTCACTGACAAGATGTAAAAGGCTAATATCCACAAGCTTTCCCAAATCATTTCGGAGTTGCCTAAATCTGATAAAAGACACTTCTTCCCCCAAACCAATCATAGCCTGTTTAACTATGTATCATTTCATGTTAAGGTTGTTTCGTTTATTGATTCGGTTGCTTTTGGTGGTATAGATGGTAGGGATGACAGGCAAAGATAGTTCAAGTGCCAGTTTCTAGAGAGTTTGCAAaatatctattttcattttatttcctgttcGTGTTGACTAGAAGCGAGGGATTGGTGGCAGGGGTGTGGGAGATGGAGAAGGGGAGTTCCTTGGCTCAGATACTGAAGGATGCTTCTAGAGCTAGCTAATAATATAAATACAGAGGCCCAGGCAAAAACAAGACATTAAGCGCAGAACTGGTGCtacaagaaaatgagaagaaaacctGATGGCTGAAATTAATTATCAGAACATAAAAAGACAAGCAGACACTTCAGATAACTGGGTGGAGGggagataaaattaaataaaagaccCTGACTACAGCTTTATAAAAACAGTGGACCATTATACTAAGATCACAATCATTATAAATACATGGGAGTTTAGACACCTGTcctagaagaacaaaaaagtCCTCTAGATTCTTTGACTACTTAGAAAAGAtatgataaaaaaataatgacaaattgttacTGATGCTCTGGTTTTCACCTCTGTCAAATTTCTACCTTTTAGACAACCAAAAAGATATAAGTGAAAGCACTGTGTAAAATGACATGCAAGTGTACAGTCTTGTCAACTGAACCATCATCATTTACATCATTATAAAAATGCAAACTAAGTTTAAAATACCATGCTTTTAGAGCTCTTTCTCCGAATTTTTGGATACTGGTACACTTGAGTCTCTGTCTGGCAGATGAAGCCAGTACTTGTTCTCTCACAGACTCAATCTgcaaaaagaaacaattttggaaaaattagaaaagaaaaattttacgcAGACCACCCCTTCATAAGCTCAGATGAGACTATGCCAAATTGAATTTTAAAGAGAGAATTTACCCCTAAATTCCCAAGTATCACTATTGGCAAATAACTATTTTGTTCTGTAGGAAGAGGAAAAGTTAGTCTGCTCATAGTGGAAACCTCCAGGTAGTTAAGAACCAGCATGGAGGCATTGCTAGGGAAAAGGGAACGGAAAGGAAAAGTGGAAGGACAGAGTACACTAATATCCCAGGGAACAGAACTTTGCTGACTTAATTTTGCATATAACCCATTTCAATGCCTCCTCCACCATCTCTCATAACATCAATAAACTCCCTATAAAAGAGAATGcagtgtaaatatttatggaatgaatgaataaatccagGCTTCTAGATGCAGTTAAATTCTCCCCTACTTTAAATTCCCTTCCGAATAAAAAAGTCtcatgaaaagagaaacaaaacctgTGTTCCCTTGCTGTGTAATTTTAAACACGATTTTCCGTATTTCACTATAGCGACTTGCACTATTAAAAGAGGCAGGATATTTAGACACATACACAGAGATTCCCTCTACCAGATCCACTTAGGCAAATCTTAGAAGGTGTAAGGTGGAAGACATAGGCCTTCAAAAAAGGTGAAAGATATTTGCGGGGGAAAAGATGGAGGAAGGCTTTTTTGACCATGTAAAGAAGTTTCTATTGGAGGCTTAGGTTTCCTAAATCTAACCAGAAGATGTCCCAAAACTGAGATTTGATTATGAATCGGTtcttctattcttcttctggggaaTACCTTTGGTATCAGGCAGGCACCTTTATCAGCAGCTTGGCAGCATTCTGCAAAAACTCCTTTATATTGATGAGCATAGTAAAGGAGTTCTGGGGCATAAAAGTAGGGGTGTCTTCTGCCAATTTCATATAGGTATCTAaagttttaaacaaaaaacagacagccATTTTTCTATAGCAGACAGTATTGCAGGAACATTTGTAATCTACATTCTCCCAGAACCTCCAAAATCTAAAGACATCTAATTTACCAGTTAAGCTCAATTTGCACATGATGAACTTGCCTTTGTCACTCTTTGAGTCAGTGAAAATGTTAaactcatacatatatatacatataaatatatacacatgcgTAAATTAGTTAAATATCAGTGATATGTTATtgactaaaatgaaataaattctgagaatactaaatatatatatctttataatattttaatacatgTCAACTTCCAGTATTTTCATACAGATCATATCCTGTTTTGATGGACTCCAAAAGATCTTTGATTGACTTTTTCATCGTATAGAGTTTTGTAGTAtcatatattatttctttgaaaattgtCATTAGAACAAAAGCTTCAAGTCTTAATGTTgataatatttttcataatagtAATTGTTATAATGAGTCTTGACCTAttccataatttttaattttgaagcttAAAAATCTGATTACTTACTTTCCCCAAAACTTCTGTTCGTTTTCCTTAAACTCGGCACACAAAGTATCAGGGTCTGGTTTCAACTTAGGGAGGTCTGGATTATCATCTTTGTGTTTCAGGAAGCATTCATTTCTCTCAGGCTCTTGTTTCGCACAGCAGTCGGCCATTTCACCATAGGTTTCACGAAGGGATGCAACTGCACACAGTTTATCTCCAAAGAGagtgtgctaagtgaaagagagCAGGCGTCAAATTGCTGGGcagaattttgttttccttatacCCAAAGAAtagtataaggaattaatatcttGGTAAGCCCTGGTTAGTAAATCATATAAAAATCCACATTTTTCTCAGATTTAGAGAGCTTCCCTTGATTTCACCATCTATGTGTGATTTCCATAAGAATTAACTGTCACACTATCACTTATAGTGGATAAAACAGAAGGGCAAAAAGATAATGACTTTAATGAATGAGCATAACTCCTATTTCCACCTGAGGCTAAAGGCTAGGAGAACAatcattataataaaaactcaaGGAAAAATATCCTCTAAGTAGCAAGTGAATTCACATTAGGGAGGGAAGTGTTCATATAGTTTCTCATTTGATCTGCTCCTTTTTGAGAGGTTCAGCTTTTTAGTAGATACCATTCAAAACTGAGGAGTAACATAATTTACCATGCATTAGTTGTTATTgtattaaaatatagatttttttgttctagaaaTATTTGCCTCAATGCATATTCCATTAAATGAATCCTTTCTGTCcccattaatttttattatgaaagtaatTATAACTTTAGGGAAAATATGCTGCTCAAGacagaatttattaatttttttaaaaagacacattttaaaaattcatatttagagCAATATTATTGTGTGTAGCTAAAGAACTGATTCTGCCTTGAGGCAGAAGTACatat
This window encodes:
- the ALB gene encoding albumin isoform X1, whose protein sequence is MKWVTFISLIFLFSSAYSRGVFRRDTHKSEIAHRFNDLGEENFKGLVLIAFSQYLQQSPFDEHVKLVNEVTELAKACVADESAANCDKSLHTLFGDKLCAVASLRETYGEMADCCAKQEPERNECFLKHKDDNPDLPKLKPDPDTLCAEFKENEQKFWGKYLYEIGRRHPYFYAPELLYYAHQYKGVFAECCQAADKGACLIPKIESVREQVLASSARQRLKCTSIQKFGERALKAWSVARLSQKFPKADFAEVSKIVTDLTKVHKECCHGDLLECADDRADLAKYICENQATISAKLKECCDKPLLEKSHCIAEVEKDELPENLPPVAADFAEDKEVCKNYNEAKDVFLGTFLYEYARRHPEYSVSLLLRIAKGYEATLEDCCAKDDPPACYATVFEKLQPLVDEPQNLIKQNCELFEKLGEYLFQNALIVRYTKKVPQVSTPTLVEVSRNLGKVGSKCCTHPESERMSCAEDYLSLVLNRLCVLHEKTPVSERVTKCCTESLVNRRPCFSALTVDETYEPKAFDEKTFTFHADLCTLPENEKQIKKQIALVELVKHKPKVTEEQLKTVMGNFAAFVDKCCAADVKETCFALEGPKLVASTREAIA
- the ALB gene encoding albumin isoform X2, whose translation is MTCSAYSRGVFRRDTHKSEIAHRFNDLGEENFKGLVLIAFSQYLQQSPFDEHVKLVNEVTELAKACVADESAANCDKSLHTLFGDKLCAVASLRETYGEMADCCAKQEPERNECFLKHKDDNPDLPKLKPDPDTLCAEFKENEQKFWGKYLYEIGRRHPYFYAPELLYYAHQYKGVFAECCQAADKGACLIPKIESVREQVLASSARQRLKCTSIQKFGERALKAWSVARLSQKFPKADFAEVSKIVTDLTKVHKECCHGDLLECADDRADLAKYICENQATISAKLKECCDKPLLEKSHCIAEVEKDELPENLPPVAADFAEDKEVCKNYNEAKDVFLGTFLYEYARRHPEYSVSLLLRIAKGYEATLEDCCAKDDPPACYATVFEKLQPLVDEPQNLIKQNCELFEKLGEYLFQNALIVRYTKKVPQVSTPTLVEVSRNLGKVGSKCCTHPESERMSCAEDYLSLVLNRLCVLHEKTPVSERVTKCCTESLVNRRPCFSALTVDETYEPKAFDEKTFTFHADLCTLPENEKQIKKQIALVELVKHKPKVTEEQLKTVMGNFAAFVDKCCAADVKETCFALEGPKLVASTREAIA